The window TAGGCCATGGGTCAGACTTGAGGATTAGAAAGGGGCACCAGGGCAAAGTGTGCTGGCTCCCCAAGCAGGCCAACTTGCCTTTCCCTACTTGGACCTGGGGAGCGATCATGGGCAGGCACCCTTCCCTATAAATAGCCCCAAGTAAGAGCTAGCCACTCTCCCACCCTGGTGCTCCTGAGGAAGTTGGATATGATGAGTGTGAGTGAGCACAGGCCAGAGGTTTAGAGGACCTAAACAAGGCACTGATGTTAACACCCTGTCATACTGGTAGCCTATAATCAGGTCAGCCTCCAGGCTGCAATCTTCTAGCCTCTTGCTTGCTGCCTTGGAGGCAAAAAATCTagcctgtgtttcttttctttcttctttctttttaaagtatatgtctttatttatttatttattttattatataacttttattaatttataattataaaattatatataattataattgtaAGTTATatgttgtataaatatatttatgtttattatacatgaatatagatataaatatagaaatacaataaatataaaatttaaatattttagaattatttttaaattttaaattaaaattatttttaaatattttaaattaaaattttaaattttaaatataaaatttataaaaataaattttattaatttattttatttaattaattatttaagtaatctctacacccaacaatggggctcaaactctcaAACTCAAGATCAAGACTGGCAAGTtcccccaactgagccagccaggtgcccatagCTTGTGTCTCTATCCCAAGTCTTCTTCCACTTGGGAGAAGCCTGGGTACCCCAGCAAAtcactggggaggagggggagcaacTTAGGAACTCCATCTCACTGCTCTGCCACTTGGTGTCCCTCTTGTTCCCCACATTGGGTGGTGTGTGCTGTGCACCTTACTACCTGCCTCATATGTCTGTGAGAGGGTTCCTTCAGCAGAAAAAGCCCCTCACTACCACCATCTCCTCCCCTCATTCTGTCCCTATCTGGTTTTAAAGGACCCCCCCTGGCTCATGGCTTCTGCCTTCCtggcttcctgcctcctcccacatTAGAGTTAGTCCTAGCATTTCCACCTTTCCTCTTAGCTGGGACAAAATAGGATCATGTCTGTGACCTCTCTTTTTCACCAAGTGACCCCACAGGATCTACTAATGGAAGGGACTTGGGCTTTTAAGTCAGGCCAGGTTCAAGTCCTGGCCCAGTCCACTTACTGGCTGgaactttgggcaaatcacttcaccTCTTTGAAGCCACCCcatttctgcatctgtgaaataggattaacatctctgatttcttcttctgcacccaggtgcccatgctTCCCtaacacctactctgtgccaggccctgtgctgggtgctaGGGACCCAATCTTGGAGGAGGCAGGATTCCAGTACTCAGAGTGTGACCATTTTCTATGGGGCCATGAAACACTTTTCCCCTTCTCCGGGTCCTTGTGCTCCTTTGTGACCCATGCTTGACTCCTCATCCCATGGTCCCTTCTCTGTTCACCACAGCCCACCTTCCCAGTCTGACAGCCTGTAGCAGAGAGATGAAGGTCTGGTCTGCCTGCCTCCACACCTCAGTCAGTTCCAGGGTCACTGGGACACACCTTTTCCAGCTCTTGGCCTGGTGGGGACAAGGTAGGAGTTTCAGGGAGAAGAGCAGACACTTatggggggcagggccagggggtcAGTGATACCTGAAAGCAGAACTTTGGGGGCTGGGAGCCCTTGGTTACAGGTGGCAGCTGCAGGAAGTCCCCACAGATGATGAGCTGGATCCCTCCAAATGGCTTGTTCTGCTGCCGGACAGTTCTAGAGAGGAGCATGGGGTACTTTAGGATCTGGGGTAGGCAGGTTCCATATGAAGAACCACCAGAACACAGTCCTTACTGCATATACTGACCTGGCCACAGCTTCCAGCTTGTCAAACAGGTCCGCCTCCACCATGGAGATCTCATCAATGACTAGCCGCTGGCAGTTTAGCCAGCCCTGCTTCACAGCTGGCCGCTGGGCCAGGGCCACACACTGCGCCAGGGGAGCCTGGCCTGAGCCAATGCCTGTAAGTGACACTTCAGCCTGAGACCTTAGCCCTGTCCCAACCCTGACCCTCCCGTTCCTTCTCAAAGGCCTGGTTTGCTTCAGTTCAAGCTCCAGAAGTCCCCACTTACCTGCAAAGGCGTGGAGGGTGGTACCCCCAATGTGGCAGGCTGCCACCCCAGTGCTGGCAGTAGCCACAGTACCTGTGGGAGGCAGTGAGCCCAGGATACGCTTCAGCAGATAAGATTTCCCTGTCCCTGGGCAGAGGGTAAAGTCAGGGCCACCTGCTCCTCCATCCTACCCCATCAGCgttccccaacccctgcccctgccaccaaTTACCTGCACTCCCAGTGAAGAAGACGCTCTGGCCTTTCAGGACAACCCTCAGCACAGCAGCCTGTTCCTCAGAAAGCTGTGGTTTGGTGGGGGGCAAGCTCAGCCTCTTCACAGGCAAGGGCCACCTTGGGGCTTCCTGTGGGGGCACAGGACTGTCTTAGGGCTTCCTACCACCCCTTAggcatttcctctcccttcttagCCTGGGTGCCATGCTAGGCCTACTCTGTGCCTCTGTGGTTTCACTCCTTGAAGCCCTTGCGCAGCTTTGGCTCCCGTGGAGATCTTACCAGTTATTCGGGGTCAGGTCTCTCCTTGAGGAATAGATCATAGCCAGGTCTCCACTGATCCCTGGTACCCACACTATGTGGGTCTGGATCCTCCATCAGCTCCCTCTCCTGGTCCCCCTAGATCTCCTGGCTCTCTCACAGGTCCTTCCTCCTCACTTCTCTTCCTGTCACAAACCCGTGTCTCTCACAGCAAAACCCTGCCTGGTCAGGGTCCTTTCTTGCTCCATTTCCATCTTCTCCCCAGCTTAGTCTCACCCCCCTGTGGTCTGTGATCCACCTGCCCCAGTTCACAAACACGGTCAAACCTACCAGACTCTGTCCCCAACTGCTCAGACCTGTTGGCTGCCCCTGACACTGCAGATCACTTCTTTCCAAAAGCTCCTCTCCTTCTCCAGACCAACAGTCTCCTACTTTTACTTCTAAAATCACCTTTCTGGCCTCcttctctactttctcttttcATACGACCCGAGCCCTCGTTTCCTATTCTAGCTTGCACTCATGAGAAGCCCATCCCGGTCATACTCAGATGTCCGATGGGCATCTCCCCGGAGACAACCCGCGACCCCTCCCAtactgccacccccaccccctacccccgccccaCACTTGGGCCTCCTTGGTCTCTTCCATCtcagcgcccccccccgcccccccgccgcgtCCCCGGTTTCCCATCCTCACGGTGCTGGGCTGGGCTCCCGCGCAGGGTTGCAAGGGCCGCTTCACGGGCGTGGCGCGCGGGTCCCGGGTGGCCACCGCGCGCCGCAGCTCCTCGGGCTGCACCGGGCTGATGGTGACGAAGTCGCGGGGCCGCGGGCCAAGCAGCTGCGCACGGGCGGAGGGCGGCgcgggccccggggccgcggccAGCTTGAGGCGCAGCGTGCGCAGGAAGCGCCGCAGGCGGTCGGGCGGGCAGTCGGAGAGCAGCAGCTGCACGGCGCCCGCCCCGGGAGCGCCGGCGCCGGGGAGCCGCAGCGTGCTCCGTCCGGCCGCCGCGAAGCGCGAGAAGAGGCGCGCGGCCCGCAGAGGGAAGCAGCGCGGCGGGCCCGGGGGCCCGGACGCCCGCAGCCGCAGCAGCAGCTCGCGGCGCTCGTTCCGCCCCAGGCTCAGCTCGGCCGTGCGCAGGGCCTGGCGCCTTCGCGGCTGCCCGCCCGGGCTCAGCTCCTCCACGGCCACGCGGCACCGCAGCTCCGCGTCCTCGAATTCCGCCGGCGCCGCCGGGGTGCCCGACGGCATGGCCACAGCCTCCGCAGATCCGCACAAGGCCCGGGGCGCAGGGGCCACGACTCGGTGGGCACGACGGGGAGCCCAGCGGGGCCGCAGAGGCGGTCACCGGTAACACAGAGGTCACGGCGACGGTAAGGGGGGACCTGCGCACAACCGAAATTCCTGCCCTACACCGTAATTTCCAGAGCGGTGGATGAGCTGCGCCAAAGCACCCAGGAACGGGGAGCCTCGGCTGCCCCACCTACGCCGCGGAAGCGGGGTCCTGAACAAAAGGGAAGCCTGCTTCCAAGAAGCAGGGCGGGCGAGGGGGTGCTCAGAGTCCGAGGAAGCAGGGAAGGTCAAGCGGAGAGATGCGCAGGGGACCTTGTCTTCCGGATACCTTcagtgggttaaaaaaaaaatttttttatcttaaagattttattgatttactggacagcgcacaagcagggggatcagcaaggagaggcagggggagcctgatgcggggctcaatcccaggaccc of the Canis lupus familiaris isolate Mischka breed German Shepherd chromosome 30, alternate assembly UU_Cfam_GSD_1.0, whole genome shotgun sequence genome contains:
- the PIF1 gene encoding ATP-dependent DNA helicase PIF1, whose amino-acid sequence is MPSGTPAAPAEFEDAELRCRVAVEELSPGGQPRRRQALRTAELSLGRNERRELLLRLRASGPPGPPRCFPLRAARLFSRFAAAGRSTLRLPGAGAPGAGAVQLLLSDCPPDRLRRFLRTLRLKLAAAPGPAPPSARAQLLGPRPRDFVTISPVQPEELRRAVATRDPRATPVKRPLQPCAGAQPSTEAPRWPLPVKRLSLPPTKPQLSEEQAAVLRVVLKGQSVFFTGSAGTGKSYLLKRILGSLPPTGTVATASTGVAACHIGGTTLHAFAGIGSGQAPLAQCVALAQRPAVKQGWLNCQRLVIDEISMVEADLFDKLEAVARTVRQQNKPFGGIQLIICGDFLQLPPVTKGSQPPKFCFQAKSWKRCVPVTLELTEVWRQADQTFISLLQAVRLGRCSDEVTRQLQATASHKVGRDGIVATRLCTHQDDVALTNEKRLQELPGEVHSFKAMDSDPKQARTLDAQCPVSQILQLKLGAQVMLVKNLAVSRGLVNGARGVVVGFETEGRGLPQVRFLCGVTKVIHADRWTVQATGGQLLSRRQLPLQLAWAISIHKSQGMSLDCVEISLGRVFASGQAYVALSRARSLEGLRVLDFDPMVVRCDPRVLSFYATLQRGRGPSLKSPDDDEAASDQENEDPNL